CACCGCCGGGTTCGGCGAGACGGGGGAGGACGGGGCGGCGAGGGAGCGGCGCCTCGCGGAGATAGCCGACGAGTACGACCTCGACCTCGTCGGCCCCAACAGCCTGGGGATCATGTCGACGCCCTCGGGCATGAACGCGACGTTCGGCCCGGAGAACGCGCTCCCCGGCGGGCTCTCCTTCATGAGCCAGTCGGGCGCGTTCGTCACCGCGGTCCTCGACTGGGCCAACGACAACGGGATCGGATTCAAAGACGTGGTCTCGCTCGGCAACAAGGCCGTCCTCGACGAGACGGACTTCGTCGATCACTGGGGCGACGACGAGGAGACCGACGTGATCATCGGCTACCTGGAGGGGATCGAGGACGGTCGCGAGTTCATCGAGACCGCCCGCGAGACGACCGCGGACACCCCGATCGTCGCCGTGAAGTCGGGGCGGACGAGCGCCGGCGCGCAGGCCGCCTCCTCGCACACCGGCACCCTCGCCGGCTCCGACAAGGCGTACGAGGCCGGCCTCGACCAGGCGGGCGTCATCCGCGCGGAATCGGTCGACGAGCTGTTCGACTCGGCCGGCATCCTCGGGAGTCAGCCGCTGCCCGACACCGACAGCGTCGCCATCGTCACCAACGCCGGCGGCCCCGGCGTGATGGCGACCGACGCCGTCGGGGACGCCGACCTCGACATGGCGTCGTTCACCGCGGAGACGACCGACGCGCTCGCCGAGTCCATGCCCGACGAGGCCAACATCCACAACCCGGTCGACGTGATCGGCGACGCCGACGTGGAGCGATTCCGCGAGGCGCTGGAGATCACCGTCGCCGACGACAACGTCGGGGCCGCCCTCGTGCTGGCCGCGCCGACGGCGACGATCGACTTCGCGGACCTCGCGGACGCGATCGAGGCGGTCAGCGAGGAGATGGACGCCCCCGTCGCCGCCTGCCTGATGGGCGGCGACCGGACGCGCGAGCCGAAACAGCAGCTCCAAGCGCGGGGGATCCCCTGCTACTTCGACCCCGCCCGGGGGATCGAGAGCCTCGCGACGCTGGCGCGCTACCGCGACATCAGGGAGCGCGAGTACGCCGACCCGATGTCGTTCGACGTTGACCGCGAGCGCGCACGCGAGATCCTCGGAACGGTGCGCGACCGCGACGACAACCGCCTCGGCGTCGAGGCGATGGAGCTGCTCGACGCGTACGGGATCCCCACGCCGGCCGGCGAGATCGTCGACGCCCCCGAGCGCGCGGCCGAGGTCGCCGCGGGGATCGACGGCGACGTCGTGATGAAGATCGTCTCGCCTGACATCCTCCACAAGTCCGACATCGGCGGCGTCGCCGTCGGCGTCGGCGACGAGGACGTGGCCGACACCTACGAGGACCTGATAACCCGGGCGCGCAACTACCAGCCGGACGCGACCGTGCTCGGCGTGCAGGTGCAGGAGATGGTCGACTTGGAGAACGGGGTCGAGACGATCGTCGGCATGAACCGCGACCCGCAGTTCGGCCCGCTGCTGATGTTCGGACTCGGCGGCATCTTCGTGGAGGTGATGGAGGACACCACCTTCCGCGTCGCGCCCGTCTCGGAGCCGGAGGCCCGCGAGATGACCGAGGAGATCCAGTCGGCGCCCTTACTGCGGGGCGCCCGCGGCCGCGACCCGGTCGACGTCGACGCCGTGATCGAGACGATCGGCCGGCTTTCCCAGCTGGTGACCGATTTCCCGGCCATCCTCGAACTCGACATCAACCCGCTCGTCGCACTGCCCGACGCCGACGGGGGCACGAACGCCGCCGCCGTCGACGTGAGACTCACCGTCGACCCGGAGGAACTCGACCAATGACAGACACCACCACGACACTCGTCACCGCGACCGGAGAAGGCGCCGGAAAGACAGCGATCACCGTCGCGCTCGCGCGGCTCGCCGCCGACCGCGACCGCAGCGTCGGCTACATGAAGCCGAAGGGGACCCGCCTGCAGTCGAACGTCGGCAAGACGCTCGACCAGGACCCGATGCTCGCCCGCGAGGTGCTCGGCCTCGACTCCGAGATGCACCAGATGGAGCCCGTCGTCTACTCGCCGACGTTCGTCGAGGGCGCGGTCCGCGGCACCGAGGACCCCGGCACGCTCCGCGACCGGGTCCGCGAGGAGTACGAGGAGCTCGCGGCGGACCGCGACCACATGTTCGTCGAGGGCGCCGCCAGCTGGACCACCGGCGGCGTCGTCGACCTCACCGACGTCGACGTCGCGGAGCTGCTCGACGCGCGGGTGGTGCTCGTCGCCGGGTACGGCTCCCCGAACGACCTCGACGACGTGCTCGCGGCCGCCGACGCCTTCGGCGACCGGCTCGCCGGCGTCATCTTCAACAAGGTCTCCGACGACGCGTTCGACTCGCTCGATCAGGACGGGATCCCGTTCCTCGAGTCGAAGGGGATCACCGTCTTCGGCGCGATCCCCCACGAGAAGGAGCTCGCGGGCGTCACCGTCGGCGAGCTCGCCGACGAGCTCGGCGCCGAGCTGCTCACCGACGCCCCGACCGACGGCTTCGTCGAGCGGTTCCTCGTCGGCGCGATGGGCGGCGACGAGGCGCTGCGGTACTTCCGGCGCGCCCGCGACGCCGCGGTCATCACCGGCGGCGACCGCGCCGACGTCCAGACCGCGGCGCTCGAGGCCTCGGGGGTCGCCTGTCTCGTTCTGACCGGCGGCCACCGCCCCTCCGGCGCGGTGCTCGGGAAGGCCGCCGACGCGGGCAAGCCCGTCCTCGCGCTCAACACCGACACCGTCACCGCGATCGACCGGGCCGAGGGGATCGTCCGCAGCGGGCGGACCCGCGACGCGCGCACGGTCGACCGGATGGCGGAGCTGCTCGACGCGCACGTCGACGTCGACGCGCTGGTCTGAACGGCGGCCCCAGCTCCGATCGCGGCGGCGACGCTCGCGTCGCCGCGCTCCCGTCGGCCCCGCCACACCCGCTCCGTCCCCCGCCGCGGGCGAACGTCTGACATACTGTTTTCAGGGAGGACGACGTAGGCCGCGTATGACCAGTCTCTCGGAGGCGTACGGCGGACGGGGGCGCTCCGAGGTCGACCCGCGTCGGCTCTACCTCGGCGTGGGCTCGTTCGTCGCCGGAACCCTCCTGCTCGTCGTCGGGCTCCTCGTCGCCGCGGAGGTCACTCTCCCGAGCGGCTACAGCTCCGGCGAGGCGCGGCGGCTCGGCGGCGTGCTCGGCGGCGTGGGCGTCCCGTTGGTGTTGCTCGGCGTGATGACCGTGCTCCCCGCGGACCGGAACACGCGCGTCGCCGCCGTGGTCGGCGCGAGCGTGATGTGTCTCGGCGTCGCGCTGTTCGCGTACGCCTACCCCTACCACTGGGTCAGCGGACCGCGCCCGGAGCTGACCGACCTGACCCTGCCGACCGCGGGCCTGTACTTCGTCGGCGCCGCGACGACGCTGTGGAGCGTGTTCATCGGCGTCGCCAACTTCAAGACGCGCAACGATCCCGGCGGCACCGTCACGATGGAGGTGACCCACAAGGGCGAGACGAAGATCATCGAGGTCGGCCGCGACCAGCTCGACGGGATGGGCGGCGTCGGGCTCCTCGGCGGGACCCCCGACGGCAACGTGGAGACGCAGACGAACCGGCCGGACCGCGCGGGGCGGACGGACGCGACGACGAGGAACGGAGCGTCGACCGGACGCG
Above is a window of Halorubrum depositum DNA encoding:
- a CDS encoding DUF7139 domain-containing protein; translation: MTSLSEAYGGRGRSEVDPRRLYLGVGSFVAGTLLLVVGLLVAAEVTLPSGYSSGEARRLGGVLGGVGVPLVLLGVMTVLPADRNTRVAAVVGASVMCLGVALFAYAYPYHWVSGPRPELTDLTLPTAGLYFVGAATTLWSVFIGVANFKTRNDPGGTVTMEVTHKGETKIIEVGRDQLDGMGGVGLLGGTPDGNVETQTNRPDRAGRTDATTRNGASTGRGSPSDAGSTTGSGTGLGANSSGGASDRRGSGSAGVSDGGEADADIRSPLDDAGPAGGPNGPAGPGSDGQAGADVSPGVDAAARDGPGDTYCGNCAHFDYVRTDQGMQPYCGHHDELMDDMDACEEWTPR
- a CDS encoding acetate--CoA ligase family protein; the protein is MGTLNELFDPDRVAVVGATSREGAVGRAVTSNLLDDFDGDTIPVNPNYDEVLGTPCVDEVADADADVAVIVVPPSIVLDAIEACGAAGVRNVVVITAGFGETGEDGAARERRLAEIADEYDLDLVGPNSLGIMSTPSGMNATFGPENALPGGLSFMSQSGAFVTAVLDWANDNGIGFKDVVSLGNKAVLDETDFVDHWGDDEETDVIIGYLEGIEDGREFIETARETTADTPIVAVKSGRTSAGAQAASSHTGTLAGSDKAYEAGLDQAGVIRAESVDELFDSAGILGSQPLPDTDSVAIVTNAGGPGVMATDAVGDADLDMASFTAETTDALAESMPDEANIHNPVDVIGDADVERFREALEITVADDNVGAALVLAAPTATIDFADLADAIEAVSEEMDAPVAACLMGGDRTREPKQQLQARGIPCYFDPARGIESLATLARYRDIREREYADPMSFDVDRERAREILGTVRDRDDNRLGVEAMELLDAYGIPTPAGEIVDAPERAAEVAAGIDGDVVMKIVSPDILHKSDIGGVAVGVGDEDVADTYEDLITRARNYQPDATVLGVQVQEMVDLENGVETIVGMNRDPQFGPLLMFGLGGIFVEVMEDTTFRVAPVSEPEAREMTEEIQSAPLLRGARGRDPVDVDAVIETIGRLSQLVTDFPAILELDINPLVALPDADGGTNAAAVDVRLTVDPEELDQ
- a CDS encoding phosphotransacetylase family protein, translating into MTDTTTTLVTATGEGAGKTAITVALARLAADRDRSVGYMKPKGTRLQSNVGKTLDQDPMLAREVLGLDSEMHQMEPVVYSPTFVEGAVRGTEDPGTLRDRVREEYEELAADRDHMFVEGAASWTTGGVVDLTDVDVAELLDARVVLVAGYGSPNDLDDVLAAADAFGDRLAGVIFNKVSDDAFDSLDQDGIPFLESKGITVFGAIPHEKELAGVTVGELADELGAELLTDAPTDGFVERFLVGAMGGDEALRYFRRARDAAVITGGDRADVQTAALEASGVACLVLTGGHRPSGAVLGKAADAGKPVLALNTDTVTAIDRAEGIVRSGRTRDARTVDRMAELLDAHVDVDALV